In a genomic window of Pseudomonas mohnii:
- the tcyL gene encoding cystine ABC transporter permease encodes MEEAFQLALDSLPFLLKGAYYTVILSLGGMFFGLVMGFGLALMRLSRFKLVSWLARIYVSFFRGTPLLVQLFVIYYGLPQLGMELDPLPAAMIGFSLNMAAYACEILRAAISSIERGQWEAAASIGMTRAQTLRRAILPQAMRTALPPLGNSFISLVKDTALAATIQVPELFRQAQLITARTFEVFTMYLAAALIYWILATVLSHLQNQLEARVNRHDQES; translated from the coding sequence ATGGAAGAAGCTTTTCAACTCGCACTGGACTCCCTGCCCTTCCTGCTCAAGGGGGCCTACTACACGGTCATCTTGAGCCTGGGCGGGATGTTCTTCGGCCTGGTGATGGGCTTCGGCCTGGCACTGATGCGCCTGTCGCGCTTCAAACTGGTGAGCTGGCTCGCCCGCATCTACGTGTCGTTCTTTCGCGGCACGCCGTTGCTGGTGCAACTGTTCGTGATCTATTACGGCTTGCCGCAATTGGGCATGGAACTCGATCCGCTGCCGGCGGCCATGATCGGCTTCTCGCTGAACATGGCCGCCTACGCCTGTGAAATCCTGCGCGCCGCGATCAGTTCCATCGAGCGCGGCCAGTGGGAAGCGGCTGCCAGTATCGGCATGACCCGTGCGCAGACCCTGCGCCGGGCCATCCTGCCGCAGGCGATGCGCACCGCATTGCCGCCGCTGGGCAACAGCTTCATTTCACTGGTCAAGGACACCGCCCTGGCAGCCACCATTCAGGTGCCGGAGCTGTTCCGTCAGGCGCAGCTGATTACCGCCCGTACCTTCGAAGTGTTCACCATGTATCTGGCCGCCGCGCTGATCTACTGGATTCTGGCCACGGTGCTGTCGCACCTGCAGAACCAGCTGGAAGCCCGGGTCAATCGGCACGACCAGGAGTCCTGA